The sequence TTGTTCGGTAACTTTCATGGTTCCGATTTCCGAAGCAATGCGTGATCCAACTTTTCCGGCCAAAATCAAGCTAATGATAGTTGGAGAAAACTCTAAAACAATAGATTGCCTAACTGCAAACCCAACGGTAGTAAGTGGGATAAATGGGCTATCAATATTATAAGCTGTTTGTAAGGCTACAATTCCACCTGTAAAGGCAGAAATAAATAGGACAATTCCTAAGGATTCTATTCCCAAACCCTGAAATTCAAACATTAATTGTTTACGAAAAACACTTCCCTTATCAGGCCGTCTAAAGGTCTCTAACATTAAGAGTACATATCTTCCAAGGGTGCTAATCAGCATAAGTTTAGAAACTTTTGGCTAAGTTAATCAATATTTAAGAATTTATGTTTGTGACCTAAACCAAATTCCTAATTTTGCAACAAAACGAATCTGCTTATAATTTAATTGTTCAAACTTCGTTAAGATGAATACCGTTTATGAAAATTACAAAAATGAACAAGATTTTATTGTGTACTTTCGGCTTAATTTTAATATTCATATTAGCTTCCTGTAGTTCGACAAAACATGCTTTTCCTAAAAAAACCAGAAAAACTAATAAATGTAACTGTCCAACCTGGGGTTATCAAATTAAACAAAAAGAACTTTCCGGCTGTTATTATGGATGATTCTCAAATAATACTAAAAAAATATTTACCTGAAAATTCGCCTGATCTGATTTTTGAATGGATTAAACAATATAAAATTCATTTACGAATTACACGTACCAGAAGAAGCAAGCTTGGCGATTACCGCCAGGCGCATAATGGTTCACCTCATCGTATTTCAATAAACAACAGCCTTAATAAATATGCTTTCCTAATTACACTTGTTCATGAAATAGCTCATCTTGTGGTGTTTGAAAAATATGGAAACCGAGCTAAGCCTCATGGAAAAGAATGGAAGCTTGCTTTTCGTAATTTAATGAACCCCTTCATTATTGAAAGGGTTTTCCCCGATGATTTATCGGCTATCATTTATCAATATTTACAAAATGCAGCTGCATCAAGCAATACCAATATACTGCTGGCTCGAGCTCTCAAAAAATATGACGAAAATGAGGTAATGGGTGTACATATTGAAGAACTAAGTGAAAACACGGTTTTTAAACTTTCGAATGGCAAAATGTTCAAGAAACTGGAAAAAAGGCGCAAACGATTTAAATGTGTAAACCTTGAAAACGGTAAGTATTATCTTTTCGATCCTTTGGCACGTGTTATTCCTTTAGAACATGAGCTAGCATAAGGATATTTTATATCTTTATATCCTAATTTTTTCTGAAAAACCCAACTAATGGAAGTTAACCAAAACAACTATTGTGTTATCATGGCCGGAGGCATAGGAAGTCGATTCTGGCCAATGAGCAAAACTTCAAATCCCAAACAATTTATCGACATACTCGGTTCAGGGTCAACCCTTATTCAACAAACCTTTAGCCGTTTTTTAAAAATTTGCCCATCAGAGAATATTCTTATTGTTACAAATCAGATATATAAAAACCTGGTGATGGAGCAGCTTCCAAATATTTCTGAAAATCAGGTACTATGCGAACCCATTGGACGAAATACCGCACCATGTATTGCTTATGCAAATTATAAAATACTGCAAACAAATCCGGATGCAAAAATTATTGTAGCTCCTTCAGATCATATTATTTTAAAAGAGAATGAATTTATTAACACCCTGCTTTCTGCACTCAAGGCTTCGACTGATAATGACTGGCTCATCACTTTAGGAATCAGGCCAAGCAGGCCCGATACAGGCTATGGGTATATCCAATACCTGGATAAAGAAATTTATAAACCTGATAACCGATTAAAAAAAGTAAAAACTTTTACGGAAAAGCCCGCTCTTGAAAAAGCAAAAATGTTTTTAGAAAGCGGCGACTATCTTTGGAATGCCGGTATTTTTATCTGGTCGCTGGCAAGCATCAATAAAGCTTTTGAAATGTATCTCCCAAACGTTAATTCTCTTTTTAAAAAAGGAATTGGATTATACAACACTGCCAACGAAACCTCATTCATTAATGAAACTTATACTTCCTGCCAAAACATTTCAATCGATTACGGGGTAATGGAAAAAGCAGATAATGTATATGTACTTGCTTCAGATTTTGGATGGTCGGATTTAGGAACCTGGGGTTCACTATATGATGTCCGGGAGAAAGATCAAAACGAAAATTCCATCATCGGTAACAATGTAATGACTTACGATACCAAAAACTGTATTGTTCATGTGCCAAAAGACAAACTTGTTGTTTTACAAGGGCTCGATAATTTTATTGTTGTTGAAAATGATGGCGTTTTACTCATCTGCAAAAAAAATGAAGAACAACAAATAAAACAGTTTGTTACCGATGTAAAAGAACAAAAAGGTAACCAATATATTTAATCATTAACCATTTATTTAATTAAAAACATGAAAAAACTAATTTTACTATTATTTATTGCATTACTTGGTATTCAACCGGTAGTAAATGCAAATGAAGGCATGTGGATTCCTTCATTAATAGCACGACTCAATATTGCCGAAATGCAAAAAATGGGTTTCAATTTATCTGCTGAAGAACTTTTCAGTATTAAAAATTCAAGCATTAAAGATGCGATTGTAATTTTTGGAGGCGGTTGTACGGGTGAAATTATTTCGTCCGAAGGTTTGGTAATTACTAACCATCACTGTGGTTATGGCTCGATCCAAAAAGTGAGTACCGTTGAAAATGATTATTTGACCAATGGATT comes from Bacteroidota bacterium and encodes:
- a CDS encoding SprT-like domain-containing protein; its protein translation is MDDSQIILKKYLPENSPDLIFEWIKQYKIHLRITRTRRSKLGDYRQAHNGSPHRISINNSLNKYAFLITLVHEIAHLVVFEKYGNRAKPHGKEWKLAFRNLMNPFIIERVFPDDLSAIIYQYLQNAAASSNTNILLARALKKYDENEVMGVHIEELSENTVFKLSNGKMFKKLEKRRKRFKCVNLENGKYYLFDPLARVIPLEHELA
- a CDS encoding mannose-1-phosphate guanylyltransferase; amino-acid sequence: MEVNQNNYCVIMAGGIGSRFWPMSKTSNPKQFIDILGSGSTLIQQTFSRFLKICPSENILIVTNQIYKNLVMEQLPNISENQVLCEPIGRNTAPCIAYANYKILQTNPDAKIIVAPSDHIILKENEFINTLLSALKASTDNDWLITLGIRPSRPDTGYGYIQYLDKEIYKPDNRLKKVKTFTEKPALEKAKMFLESGDYLWNAGIFIWSLASINKAFEMYLPNVNSLFKKGIGLYNTANETSFINETYTSCQNISIDYGVMEKADNVYVLASDFGWSDLGTWGSLYDVREKDQNENSIIGNNVMTYDTKNCIVHVPKDKLVVLQGLDNFIVVENDGVLLICKKNEEQQIKQFVTDVKEQKGNQYI